Proteins co-encoded in one Cytobacillus sp. NJ13 genomic window:
- the mraY gene encoding phospho-N-acetylmuramoyl-pentapeptide-transferase, with product MMEQVIFFTILAGFLITVLLSPIFIPFLRRLKFGQSIREEGPKSHQKKTGTPTMGGIMILLSVTVTTLLMTGKFSEPTVETYLLLLVTLGFGLLGFLDDFIKVVLKRNLGLTSKQKLLGQIIISVIFYFVFKQNDFSTEVHIPLTDISIDLGWGYVLFIIFWLVGFSNAVNLTDGLDGLVSGTAAIAFGAFAVLAWNQSQFEVSIFSVAVVGAVLGFLVFNAHPAKVFMGDTGSLALGGAIATIAILTKLEIILIIIGGVFVIETLSVILQVASFKTTGKRIFRMSPLHHHYELVGWSEWRVVVTFWTVGLLFAILGIYIEVWV from the coding sequence ATGATGGAGCAAGTTATTTTTTTCACAATATTGGCAGGCTTTTTAATTACTGTTTTGCTGTCTCCCATTTTTATTCCCTTCCTGAGAAGATTGAAATTCGGGCAAAGCATCCGTGAAGAAGGCCCAAAATCCCATCAGAAAAAGACGGGTACACCGACAATGGGCGGAATCATGATTCTTCTTTCCGTCACGGTGACCACGTTGCTTATGACCGGGAAATTTTCAGAACCTACTGTAGAAACATATTTGCTGCTGCTGGTTACACTGGGCTTTGGACTCCTCGGTTTTCTTGATGACTTTATTAAAGTAGTATTAAAGCGAAACTTAGGCCTGACTTCAAAACAAAAGCTGCTGGGCCAGATTATTATATCTGTTATTTTTTATTTTGTTTTCAAGCAAAATGATTTTTCAACAGAAGTGCATATTCCGCTGACAGACATTTCGATTGATTTGGGCTGGGGATATGTTTTATTCATTATTTTCTGGCTGGTCGGATTCTCGAATGCTGTCAATCTGACAGATGGACTTGATGGTCTTGTCTCTGGGACTGCTGCAATCGCTTTTGGAGCATTTGCAGTACTGGCTTGGAATCAATCCCAATTCGAAGTATCCATTTTTTCTGTTGCTGTAGTTGGAGCGGTATTGGGTTTCCTTGTCTTTAATGCCCACCCTGCAAAGGTGTTCATGGGAGACACAGGATCACTGGCTCTTGGAGGGGCTATTGCGACCATAGCCATCCTGACAAAACTTGAAATCATCCTGATTATTATCGGCGGTGTTTTTGTTATTGAAACTTTATCTGTTATTTTACAGGTGGCATCTTTTAAGACCACCGGGAAGCGGATCTTCCGTATGAGCCCGCTCCATCATCATTATGAATTGGTGGGCTGGTCAGAATGGCGGGTTGTTGTTACATTCTGGACCGTTGGCCTATTGTTTGCAATCTTAGGAATCTATATTGAGGTGTGGGTGTAA